The Drechmeria coniospora strain ARSEF 6962 chromosome 02, whole genome shotgun sequence genome has a segment encoding these proteins:
- a CDS encoding cytochrome P450 alkane hydroxylase yields the protein MLGVAINAYALALAVPVAVVLLWLFQFLHVEYRLSKCSAVRAPRLARNPISGQLPASLSSPLLSSLVLPRSSADGVVAALCWFVEAAYMQANNRLLEYFNGIYRHATPGCPNLVELSVDSRRILLTREPEHIKTVLTSKFSHFGKGPEFHDSWSPFLGDSIFTTDGPLWHKSRQLIRPMFTKDRVRDLDIFHRWAVGLMSKLPPAGETVDICDLFYRMTLDVTTDFLLGQHVGALDNPRGDFSRAFTEVQRQQMILTILYPVRRFVPRRKYRQGIRLIERFMDPYIESTLRLTADELEKLSRSDKEFTFLHNIALFSRDRKVIRDQIMAVLLAGRDTTASTLSWAMYELARYPAVWAKLRAQVLERVGGERAPSYEDLKGLTYLTHVLNETLRLYPAVPYNLRECLEDSTLPGRPGEADVAVLRGDIVIYSTLAMQRRGDLYPAVGEHFADPAVFSPERWERWTPRPWQYVPFNGGPRICIGQNFAMTEMAFMMVRLAQKYDRVEYRGDWSAQFHKAEIVGRPGHGVPIALFEPRPGSAQA from the exons ATGCTCGGGGTCGCCATCAACGCCTACGCCTTGGCGCTGGCCGTGccggtcgccgtcgtcctcctgTGGCTCTTCCAGTTCCTGCATGTCGAGTACCGTCTGAGCAAGTGCTCGGCCGTCAGGGCTCCGAGGCTGGCGAGGAATCCAATCTCCGGTCAGCTCCCTGCctcgctctcctctcctctcctctcctctctcgtCCTCCCTCGGTCGAGCgctgacggcgtcgtcgcagcGTTGTGCTGgttcgtcgaggcggcgtaCATGCAGGCCAACAACCGGCTGCTCGAGTACTTCAACGGCATCTATCGCCATGCCACGCCCGGCTGCCCGAACCTCGTCGAGTTGAGCGTCGACAGCCGGCGCATTCTCCTCACGCGGGAGCCCGAGCACATCAAGACGGTGCTGACGTCCAAGTTCAGCCACTTCGGCAAGGGCCCCGAGTTCCACGACTCGTGGAGCCCCTTTCTCGGCGACTCCATCTTCACCACCGACGGTCCGCTGTGGCACAAGAGCCGGCAGCTCATCCGGCCCATGTTCACCAAGGACCGCGTCCGCGACCTCGACATCTTCCACCGCTGGGCCGTCGGCCTCATGAGCAagctgccgccggccggcgagACGGTCGACATCTGCGACCTCTTCTACCGCATGACGCTCGACGTCACCACCgacttcctcctcggccagcacgtcggcgccctcgacaaCCCGCGCGGCGACTTTAGCAGGGCCTTTACCGAGGTCCAACGCCAGCAGATGATCCTGACGATTCTCTA CCCCGTCCGACGCTTCGTCCCCCGGCGCAAGTATAGGCAGGGCATCCGGCTCATCGAGCGCTTCATGGACCCCTACATCGAGTCGACGCTGCggctgacggccgacgagctcgagaagctgTCGAGGTCGGACAAGGAGTTCACCTTCCTGCACAACATCGCCCTCTTCAGCCGCGACCGCAAGGTGATCCGCGACCAGATCATGGCCgtgctcctcgccggccgcgacaCCACCGCCTCGACGCTCTCGTGGGCCATGTACGAGCTGGCCCGCTACCCGGCCGTCTGGGCCAAGCTGCGGGCCCAGGTGCTcgagcgcgtcggcggcgagcgcgcgCCCTCGTACGAGGACCTCAAGGGGCTGACCTACCTGACCCACGTCCTCAACGAGACGCTGCGCCTCTATCCCGCCGTGCCCTACAACCTGCGCGAGTGCCTCGAGGactcgacgctgccgggccggccgggggaggccgacgtcgcggTCCTCCGGGGGGACATTGTCATCTACAGCACCCTCGCCATGCAGCGTCGCGGGGACCTCTACCCGGCCGTGGGCGAGCACTTTGCCGACCCGGCCGTCTTCAGCCCCGAGCGGTGGGAGAGGtggacgccgaggccgtggcaGTACGTGCCTTTCAACGGCGGGCCGCGCATCTGCATCGGCCAGAACTTTGCCATGACGGAGATGGCCTTTATGA TGGTGCGGCTGGCGCAAAAGTACGACCGCGTCGAGTATCGCGGCGACTGGTCGGCGCAGTTTCACAAGGCCGAGATCGTCGGACGGCCGGGCCACGGCGTGCCCATTGCCCTCTTCGAGCCTCGACCCGGCTCCGCGCAGGCGTGA